A region of the Vanrija pseudolonga chromosome 2, complete sequence genome:
gtgctcgctcgaGTCGTCAGCACCATCGCAAAACGCCAGCAAAAACAAAACTCGGGACAAGAACACACGGCGACTACTCACGGCGTCTATGTAGCAGCTCACATCGGGCAAGTCGCACGCCTCTCTCTACAcagcccagcggcgccggcgccagtgccCGCGAGCTCCTCACACACCCCTTCTTGGCGTAAAAGCTAGTAAATCGCGCACGAGCAACGGGGCGGGCGTGATTGGCCAGCGCGGGCTGTTGACGTCACGAAGGCGGGCAGTGCCAGCACAGAAGTAACGCCGCGAGGGTGGGGTGCCTACTTGCTCCCACGTAGGCGCTGGTTGCCATTCCATCCCACACACTTTcccacggcggcgagacgagcaCCCCGGCCCTGGACGACAAGGTGCCAAGTGTCCTCTGCTGCGGCGCCACGCCTCTCAGTGCCCATCCCCCCATTTTCTCACGGTAGACGAGCAGAGGCGGGAGTATTTCGGCAACCCCTGACGCTAGCGCGGGAGCATTTCCGTGGGGACTGAGCGCCAGCGAGGAGGGGGCCACGCGCCTATTGaccactggctggctggctggctggctgggcgatTGTGGCACTCCACTGGCAACAAAGTGGTGACCCCAGACCCAGCGATGCGGTAGCTCAATCTTATCAGTGACGCTGCTCATgcccgcagcagcggctGGTGCTTGAGGGCTTCCGCGTCTCGCGCCCGGCACACTCACTCCACACACATACCCTAGGTCACGTTCACGTTACAACTGCTACAACGAGGCGGGTCGGCGCAACTGCCCCAGCGCCACGATACGGCATCGCGCCGTCGCAAGATGCCAATCGTGCGCCGTCGAGATCCACCCGACCCGGCCCCAACAACTCCACCATCCCCAAACAACGCCCCCTATGCCAAACATGCTTATCGGCCTCCGTGTCCAACGCCTTCCCCTGTCCTGTCGATCTTTACGGGCCGGTCTCGGGTGCTAGCGCGGCGTAGCTCCTGCCTCCCTGCCACGTCGGCGCCACGTACACGGCcgtgcgggcggcgggtggcggcgtcgcgcccgccTAGACCAACACGTGCCGCTTGATACCCGGCTCGAAGACGTCCCAATTCCGGTCCATGTTGCGCACGACGCCGGTCGGCCCAATCTCCTTGTCGTACCCGTtccgccgctcgtgctccttgacggcgtcctcgccgcggaggtagacgctgtcgacggccgacgcgtcgaggccgcgcgcctcggcgtcggcaatcATGCGCTTCAGCTCCTcgggcacgcgctcgcgcttgaaGTATGCCGTGCGGGGGTAGAACTTGATGCGCTCCCGCGTCGGGATGTACTCTGGCACCGAGGTGCGGCCGAGGTTGCGCAGGATGACCTGCTCGCAGAGGGTCTGGCGCGTCAGTGTAGGGCCATGATGTCACAGCTGTGCGGGCACGCCGGGAGCAACTCGCGCCCACCCCAAAACACAACACTCACAtagtcgccgtcggcgcggttCAAGTTGTGCGGGTTGGCCAGGTTGATGTGCGGGTTGGTGATCACGCGTGCGTAGTGCTTGTGGTTGGGCGTGTGGGCATGCGGCAGCAGGCCGTGCGTCACGAAGAtgtcgccggccttggcctcgatcTGCGCCCACTGCTTGGTCTCGAGACAGTGCCCGAAGATGTCGTCAAAGGGCGGGTCGATGCCTTCGGGGTGGGTGTAGAAGCGTTCCACGAGTGCTGGGGGCGGGTcagccggcgcgcgcatgcGGAGGGGCCAGTCAGGGGAGGAGGCCATGAGGTGCAGACCTGCCACCAGGCGAGCAGCCAGAGTGGCGACAACAGCCTACGACCCCTCCCCTACAGCACCACTCACACTTgatgccgtcctcggcgaggcaggtgccgccgccgtcggggaGCACGTCGGTGAAGCAGCAGATGACGGTGAGCGCGTTGCCCGACGAGTCGAGGAACTGGCGGTACCTGGGCAAGTCAGCGGGGTGcccttgttgttgtcgactGCTCGTGCGCTGCGCGCACTCGCACACTGGCCAACTCACCAGTCATTGTCAATGTGCCACCCCTTgagcgtgctcggcgcgtgtGTCCCGCCGATATGCTCCTCCTTGCCAAAGTTGATGATCATCTGGTCGCCATAGTATCGCTCGCGGACGGGGTCGATcatctcctcgccgccgacaatcTCGCACATCTTGGCCCAGGCCACGGGCGAGAACTCGCTCACCGGCACCTCGCGGTGGCGCGGCATCTTGAGGTACTCCTCCTTCCAGGTGGATttgtcgtgctcgtcgtacCCGAGCCGGACCCACAGGTTGGCCATCCACTCGTGCAGATACTTGGGCGCGATGGCGTTCTCGATCTTGAGCCACCCGTGCTCGAGGAAGTGggtgcgctcggcctcgctcaGGTGGGAGTAGGTGCGGGGCATGGTGTgatggtggtgctgctggcccaCTTCTCCAGCAccgtccccgcccccgtTATATACACACCTCGCGTCGACAGCACTCCCGGCCCGCCGGGCCACTGGATATGGTGCAGCGCAGACTACTTCCAACAGCATGGCACTCGAGCAGAGAGACGCAGCTGGCCGCCAGCGGACGCTACATCCCCAAATCCGGGGCTACATCCGGGCTGGGGCGCCGGTTCggacgagcccgacggcGTCTGGGGCTCATAGTGGGGGGAGGCAGTCACGTGAATGACGCGGGTCGTGGCGATGATGGTCTTGTTGTGCATCTGTTGTGCGTCTCTATCGAGGCCAAGCCTCTTGCAGTGACACGGGGTGGCGAGTAGGGAACGTGGAGGACGcgcgacacacacaccaaGCCTCACACACACGCGCCTCCCCACACACCAGCACCGCCTGCGAACGCGCCGGCCATAGCCAACCCCTCCCGCCCGTTTCCAATGCCGCGCGGCCTAACAGCATAGGGGAGTACAGACGCGGCGGACTCGGACTGGTCAACGACCTCGGTTCGATCCTCCCCGGAGAGGTAATACGCTGCGATCTACGACTGCGCTACGGCCAGGAATCGTTGTCAACCAGAGCATCTCTTTTGTGGTCTGGCGTGGTTCGGGGCGGGTCCCTTTGCTCGACTGTTTCTGGGGTTGCGGCTGAGCGGGCTCGGGGTTGTGATCCTGCGGCGGTTTTCTATAGCTGGTGGCTGCAACTTGGCCCCCAGGACACAGTGTCTTGATCATTGAGAACAgtcgcctgctcgacctcacgcccgcacacacgcaccacCGGGGACCCCGCACACCCCTCAGTCAACTCTACCCCGCACCAATGCCGTTCTTCCCGTACGCCACAAGCACCGTTAGATTGCTCAATGTCAGTTCCATGGATCTATGGCCATGCGTAGAAGTGTGACACGTTGCCGTACCGCTCCACTGCTCACCCAACTTTCACTCCGCGCGACTTCCGCTGTTGGGTCAACGTTATCAGCATCCGAACGAAGTCGCACTTAAAACCTTGCGTTGCGCATGTCACTTGTCACTCACTCCCTCTGCCCGAACATGGCCGACGATGCGGTCGCAGACAGCTTGCAGCGAGCGCGGTTTGTTTGAGTGGGCTGAAGTGGACTAGCGCGGTCTGATGGTTGACGTCGAGACGAGATAGGCTCTGTCGGTGGAGGTGGGCTCTTCCCTGCGTCCGCGCGGCATCGAAGTGGACGGACGTCCGCCAACCTTGAGACTGCGGGATGGGGTGTTAGTTGGACAGGTGAGTGATGGCTCAGTGAGATACTGCGACTCGGAGTGGACGTGAAGACTTGGAGCGGTGATAGGCCGACGAGCGGTGCGACGCAACGATCCCCTTGGTCAGCGGGCTTATTATAGGCATGCTGGCTAAGCATGCCGCCCCCCAGGCCACAGGATGCGAACCGCCTCGCTCATCGCAGAAGAGTGCACAGTTGCAAGGCGATGGTCGTGTCGAGCGTCGATCCGTCACGGAGACGACGAGACAGGCAACACTGCTCCCTGGGCGCCAAGTGTCAACAAAGGCGGCGGGCCGGGATGTTGTCGGTTATGTCCCAACCCGAAGTCGATCAACCGTCATGTGACATCATGGCCCCCCTCGGCGGATGTCCTCCAATGTTCCGCTCTCTTACCGAGCTTGAAGCttgacagcagcagcctcccCTGTGTAGCATCCCGTACGTAGAGGCGTGCGCACCCAAACACCGAGGCCTCGAGGCAATGACTTAGCCGAGATATTGTACCCCTCGGCCCGCTTTGGCGGCTGTTCGCCaacgcgcgccgcagcctttcgcggggggcggcgacCTTCCGTATGTGCCCTTCGGTCGCGGCACAGGGTTACACACCGagccttgccttgcctcgcctcgcggTGCGCGCATGCAGCATGCACACTAGGATATCACCtgagggggcggggcgcggggggtGAGGCGGCGCAGAGCGGTAGCCGGGCGGTACAGTGCGACAAGAGCGTCAGTCACCCGGCTGTACAATCTTTGGGGATGATGGATACACGGCCAGCCAGAGAcggacggcgcgcgtcgtgtACATAAAGGCCAAGCAACGGTGCACCAGACGAGATCACACCCACTATCCCAACCATGTCCGTCAAGCTCTCAGACAAGGCCACCAAGGAGATcgaccagctcctcgccgactaCCCGCAGGAGGGATACCCCGGCACCATTGTCGGCGCTATCAACAAGGCGGGCGAGATCCTCTACCTCAAGCCGACGGGCCTCAAGAACGTTGACACCAAGGAGAAGTATGACAAGGACACGGTGGGTTTGTTGGGTGCCAGCCAGCGCTGACGACAGGTCTTCTGGGTCGCGTCGTTCTCCAAGCTCGTgacggccgtcggcgcgatgcagctcgccgagcagggcaagatcaacctcgacgaccccgtTTCCAAGGTCCTCCCCGAGCTCACCAAGCCCGAGGTCATTGTGAGCACGACCGCCACCGAGATCAAGACGAGGCCCGCTACGTGAGTGCTCTTCGTTGCCGCCATGGCTGACCCCCAGCGTGCCCATCACGTACCGCATGCTCCTGACGCACACTTCGGGCCTCGGCTACCCCTTCTGGAACCAGGACATCCTGAACTGGGCCGGACAGTCGGGCCAGGCGAGCTGGTTCACCAACGTCAACCACCCGCTCGTGTTCGAGCCCGGCACCAGCTGGGAGTACTCTGTCGGCCTGGACTGGATGGCCGTGGCGATGGAGCGCATCACGGGCTTGACCCTTGACCAGTACTCCAAGAGTAAGTTGGGTTCACGACccacgctcacaccccagaGTACATCTTTGACCCGCTCGGCATGAAGGACTCGACGTTCAACCTTGCAACCCGCCCCGACCTCCAGCCGCGCCTGTCCACGCTGCACACATGGGACCCGGCGACGGAGAAGACCGCAACGATGCCGTTCGCGCACAacccgctcggcgtcgacgggccCGAGCTGcagtcgggcggcgcgggcctgCACTCCACGCCAGAGGACTACCTCCGCCTCCTGCAGGTGCTGctcaacggcggcgagaaCGAGAAGGGCACGCGCATCCTCAAGGCCGACACGGTCAAGCTCATGTTCGAGGACCAGATCGCCGACttcaaggacaagggcgcgctcggcgactcggcgccccccgccgccatcccGGCGTTCGTGCACACCCCGCTCGTCATGGCGCCGGGGCTTGCAAAGGGCTGGGGCTTGTCGTTCCTGCGTGAGTCGGGCCCCAGGGATGCGTAGAGAGAgccagctgacgccgcccCAGTTAACAAGGACGACTGGCCCGGAAACCGCAAGGCCGGCACCGCAGAGTGGGCCGGCATCGCATGTCTCTCGTGGGTCGCCGACCCGACGAGCGAGATTGCCTTTGTCATCTTCAACGAGATCCTCCCCTTCTGGCAGCCCAAGTTCATCGAGACGATGCAAAAGGTCCAGGGCATCATCTACGCCCCCGGAGCGCTCGTCAAGTAGGCAGTAGTGGTAGTCGTCGTAATGTAGTCTTTAGTATGTATGGGTCAGAAGGGATGCCGTGAACGAGGCAGAGAGAGTGGTGGGTCATCAATCGCCGCTGCCAGTGTCATCTGTAAGTGGCGCCAAGCACAGGGTCGTAGAAGCACGAATAACACGGTCCGTCGCGAGACTTGGGACAGTGCATGGCTGCCGACAAACAAGACACACTGGCCCAAGCCGGTGCTCCGCCTCCGCGCACACACAAACACCCCCACATGCACACAAAAGAGTATCTCCCCCGCTCCCGAACCCCGGCCGCCagtccccttcctcctggAACCGGTTCGGATTCAGCGAGCAGGCTCGAACACTCGACCTGTCGTTCGACTTGCGACGAACAACCGGCCTTGCACCCGCTGCGCTGTGCTGGCGGGTGTTGTTCTCCGGTCGGTTGAGTGCTTCATAACCGCCATCCAGCTGCGGTCGACCGAGCAACGCCACACCGCGCCACGGGTGTTGACGCCAAGTCGCAAGTGTGCCTCTTCCACGTCCGAACCCTTTGCATCACCTTTATCACCCATTTACAACGCTCACTTCTCCTCAcgggcggcctcgcgcgcctcggcccagTCCTCAACGTACCCAAACGTGCCCTTCTCGTCCGCCCGCCAGATCCAGATATGCAGCCACGTGCcaagcacgagcacgaccgCCAAGAAGAAGATGTTGATGATGCCGAGTTTGTACatggcgagctggagcgagCCGATGCCGAACCCGACCGCGGCGGACCCGCTCTcggccgagcgcagcgtcgcgaTGATGCGGCTCATGCGCACGCCGTCCGAGTTCTTGGGGATGATGTACGCGGCCATGTAGTAGTCTAGGGGGTGCGTGTGAGTGCGAGTACAGTATGGCAGAGCACACGCCGACTCACTGTAGCCGTACGACAcccacgcggcggcgctgccgagcACCGCGGGGAACCACCACACGGCCCAGCGGCGCGTCTCCCAGTCGTAGACGACGGTGGCTTCGGGGTGGTTCTTTATGTACACCAGGTCGACCATGACCCAGATCACGCAGACGGCGATGACCGCTGGGGGTTAGCAGAGTGACAGGGAAAGCACTTGCCTTGGATGACGGACCACGCGATGACGAGCTTCTTGCGCAGGCGGATGTTCGAGTCGAGGAGGTACTGCTGTCAGGTAGGGCAGGGTGGGAGGTGCTCACTCCGTTGGCTTGGTGCCCTGGGCGTCAGCTTCTGAGGTGGGTGTGCCAGCTTACAGATGATGGAAAGGACGGGCTGCACGATCGACGACAtgccgcgcacgcgcaccgagaagtctggcgtcagctgagCAACAACGCGTCTAGCTCACAGTATGCGAGGTATGTGCCTGTGCGAGTCAGCTTCATGCTGGTCTCTCGGACTTACTAAAGAAACTCGGGACAAAGAGCGAGTGGCTCCAGAGGAAGGCCGCAGCCAACACACGCGGgtggcgcagctcgagcagcgtaAGCCACACCTCCTTGAAGAACCCTTCACTCGGCAGCGCAGGCACcgggcggccgtcggcgcgcttcaCTTGCCTGGGGTTGGACAGCAACAAGGAAAACAGGGGCGCGCACGAGCTGAGGCCCACGAACACGAGGTACGTCTTTGGCCTCAGCCCGCCGGGCTTGGCAATGTCgacgttgagcgcgaggttGATCGCACCACCGACCAGCGTGGCGAGGTTGAACAGGCTCTGCCAGATGGCCACGAGACGCCCCTTGCGCGCGGGCTCAGAGTACACCATGATGATGGTGCCTTCTGTCACCCAGAAGATGCCTGACGTCAGGCCGCAGATCACGGCCCCGAGGATGAGGAACCACTGGTTGCCGAACGCCGAGTTGGTGTACTGGTGTGGCGTCAGTGCGGGGCATACGGCTCATCCCAACGCGGTACGCACCAAAGCCGCCGCGTACGGAGCGTACCCCGCTGCACCGATCGCCAGCGACGTGCGGACGTTAAACTTGGAGATAAACTGGGGTCAGTGGCGCCGTGCCTCGTGTGGCGGACTCACGCCGGCTGGGCGAGTCAGTGGacaggaggaggcggcgactCACTGGCAGCGAGGGCAGAGGGCACGATgagcgcgaacgcgacggcgacgctcGCGTTCCCGATCTTGACGTCGGCGAGaccaccggcgccggtggccgcGCACGCAGCGTACATCCCCGGCGCGAGGAAGGACGCGATGCCCGTCACCACGGCCTGGGTGTACGTGCTCCTGAACCACGGCACGCTGGCCggggcgggctcggcgagcgtgtcTTTCGCTTCGGCCTTCTCGCCCACTGAATGGACGCTGGCGGGGCGGCTCATTGTGTCTATGACTATGAAGAGGAGAAGGCGTGAGTGTCTCGCGActtggggaggagggggaaaTACACAAACTTCCTACCCCTGATATACCGTTCGAGTCGGTGCCACTCCGCCGGCGAGGCCCATCGTCACCTGACTCCCTATCTGCATATCTCTGCTGTACAAGCGCGTAAAGCGCTTTGTTCGCTCCCCCTTTCCATCCCGATTAGCGTATGCGACCGGGTATGAAGGCCACGAGCTGGTACCGGCTGTCGGGAGAGCTATCTTGGCGTGAACGCCACCCACAATCTCCGCAGGGCCCCACGGCCCCCGCCTCGGAATCCCCTCCTCTgtctcctcgctcgcccaggACAGCACAACAATACCGTACATATCTCCTGCTCGTCTTGGCACTGCGTAGCCTTCGAGTAGAagcgcgagaagcgcgcATAGGCTCTTCGGTCGCGTTCTCGAAGCCGGAGAAGGAGTCGGCTTCGCCCGACCCGACTGTGGTCTCGTATTATTTACATCGTTGCCACTAACTCCCCCACTCAGCCCCCCACACAACGCACAATGGTCCACCTATCCcccgctgctgtcgcccAAATCGAcgccctgctcgacgcgtACGCTGCGAAGCCGGGGCACCCGGGCACGCTGATAGGCATCACCAACAAGGCTGGCGAGCGCCTCTTCCTCCGCGCGGCCGGCACGAAGgacctcggcaccggcgcaGCGTACGCCAACGACACGGTGTTCTGGGTCGCGTCGTGCACCAAGCTCATCACGAGCGTGGCCGCGATGCAGCTCGTTGCCGCGGGCAAGatcgggctcgacgacgacgtgggcCGCGTTTGTCCCGAGCTCGC
Encoded here:
- the mlcH gene encoding Acyltransferase mlcH, with amino-acid sequence MSVKLSDKATKEIDQLLADYPQEGYPGTIVGAINKAGEILYLKPTGLKNVDTKEKYDKDTVFWVASFSKLVTAVGAMQLAEQGKINLDDPVSKVLPELTKPEVIVSTTATEIKTRPATVPITYRMLLTHTSGLGYPFWNQDILNWAGQSGQASWFTNVNHPLVFEPGTSWEYSVGLDWMAVAMERITGLTLDQYSKKYIFDPLGMKDSTFNLATRPDLQPRLSTLHTWDPATEKTATMPFAHNPLGVDGPELQSGGAGLHSTPEDYLRLLQVLLNGGENEKGTRILKADTVKLMFEDQIADFKDKGALGDSAPPAAIPAFVHTPLVMAPGLAKGWGLSFLLNKDDWPGNRKAGTAEWAGIACLSWVADPTSEIAFVIFNEILPFWQPKFIETMQKVQGIIYAPGALVK
- the SPAC922.05c_5 gene encoding UNC93-like protein yields the protein MSRPASVHSVGEKAEAKDTLAEPAPASVPWFRSTYTQAVVTGIASFLAPGMYAACAATGAGGLADVKIGNASVAVAFALIVPSALAATGYAPYAAALYTNSAFGNQWFLILGAVICGLTSGIFWVTEGTIIMVYSEPARKGRLVAIWQSLFNLATLVGGAINLALNVDIAKPGGLRPKTYLVFVGLSSCAPLFSLLLSNPRQVKRADGRPVPALPSEGFFKEVWLTLLELRHPRVLAAAFLWSHSLFVPSFFNFSVRVRGMSSIVQPVLSIIWHQANGQYLLDSNIRLRKKLVIAWSVIQGKCFPSVIAVCVIWVMVDLVYIKNHPEATVVYDWETRRWAVWWFPAVLGSAAAWVSYGYNYYMAAYIIPKNSDGVRMSRIIATLRSAESGSAAVGFGIGSLQLAMYKLGIINIFFLAVVLVLGTWLHIWIWRADEKGTFGYVEDWAEAREAAREEK